A region of Ursus arctos isolate Adak ecotype North America unplaced genomic scaffold, UrsArc2.0 scaffold_31, whole genome shotgun sequence DNA encodes the following proteins:
- the DXO gene encoding decapping and exoribonuclease protein isoform X2 gives MHNASTTEMLKPCATTAHPLPMTKAPTLTSETDTLIDTSPGMRRSKSGWTTCCAGSWTTEASWRGEQSIAHRGPGWLAGAIVTWRGHLTKLLTTPYEQQEGWQLAASRFQGTLYLSEVETPAARAQRLARPPLLRELMYMGYKFEQYMCADKPGSSPDPSGEVNTNVAFCSVLRSRLGSHRLLFSGEVDCTDPRAASTQPPACYVELKTSKEMHRPGHWRSFYRHKLLKWWAQSFLLGVPNVVAGFRNPEGFVCSLKTFPTMEMFEYVRNDRDGWNPSVCMNFCAAFLSFAQNTVVQDDPRLVHLFSWEPGSPVTVSKHRDAPYAFLPMWYVEAVTRDLPSAPKTPSPKD, from the exons ATGCACAACGCCAGTACCACGGAGATGCTCAAGCCTTGCGCTACTACAGCCCACCCCCTACCAATGACCAAGGCCCCAACTTTGACCTCAGAGACGGATACCCTGATCGATACCAGCCCAGGGATGAGGAGGTCCAAGAGCGGCTGGACCACCTGCTGCGCTGGCTCCTGGACCACCGAGGCAAGCTGGAGGGGTGAGCAAAGTATAGCACACAG GGGTCCAGGCTGGCTGGCAGGGGCCATAGTGACGTGGCGGGGGCACCTGACAAAATTGCTGACGACACCGTATGAGCAGCAGGagggctggcagctggcagcctCCCGCTTCCAGGGGACACTGTACCTGAGTGAGGTAGAGACACCAGCAGCTCGGGCCCAGAGGCTTGCCCGGCCACCCCTCCTCCGGGAGCTTATGTACATGGGGTACAAGTTTGAGCAGTACATGTGTGCAG ACAAACCTGGAAGCTCCCCGGACCCCTCTGGGGAGGTTAACACCAATGTGGCCTTCTGCTCTGTGCTACGCAGCCGCCTGGGAAGCCACCGTCTGCTCTTCTCAGGGGAGGTAGACTGCACAGACCCCCGGGCCGCATCCACACAGCCCCCCGCCTGCTATGTGGAGCTCAAGACCTCCAAGGAGATGCATAGGCCTGGCCACTGGAGGAGCTTCTACAG ACATAAGCTCCTCAAATGGTGGGCTCAGTCATTCCTTTTGGGGGTCCCAAACGTCGTTGCTGGCTTCCGTAACCCAGAGGGTTTCGTCTGTTCCCTCAAGACCTTTCCTACCATGGAGATGTTCGAGTATGTCAGG AATGACCGCGATGGCTGGAACCCCTCCGTGTGCATGAACTTCTGTGCCGCCTTTCTTAGCTTTGCCCAGAACACAGTTGTCCAGGATGACCCCAG GCTTGTCCATCTCTTCTCCTGGGAGCCTGGCAGCCCAGTCACAGTGTCTAAACATCGAGACGCACCCTATGCTTTCCTGCCCATGTGGTACGTGGAAGCCGTGACCCGGGACCTCCCATCAGCCCCCAAGACGCCTTCCCCCAAAGACTGA
- the DXO gene encoding decapping and exoribonuclease protein isoform X1, whose amino-acid sequence MDRRENKRRAERVDGADPRNKLPSPASSLPTDPALYSGPFPFYRRPSELGCFSLDAQRQYHGDAQALRYYSPPPTNDQGPNFDLRDGYPDRYQPRDEEVQERLDHLLRWLLDHRGKLEGGPGWLAGAIVTWRGHLTKLLTTPYEQQEGWQLAASRFQGTLYLSEVETPAARAQRLARPPLLRELMYMGYKFEQYMCADKPGSSPDPSGEVNTNVAFCSVLRSRLGSHRLLFSGEVDCTDPRAASTQPPACYVELKTSKEMHRPGHWRSFYRHKLLKWWAQSFLLGVPNVVAGFRNPEGFVCSLKTFPTMEMFEYVRNDRDGWNPSVCMNFCAAFLSFAQNTVVQDDPRLVHLFSWEPGSPVTVSKHRDAPYAFLPMWYVEAVTRDLPSAPKTPSPKD is encoded by the exons ATGGATCgcagagagaacaaaagaagagCGGAGAGGGTAGACGGAGCTGATCCTCGGAACAAACTCCCCAGCCCAGCATCCTCGCTGCCCACAGACCCTGCCCTCTACTCTGGGCCCTTTCCTTTCTATAGGCGCCCTTCCGAACTGGGCTGCTTCTCCCTGGATGCACAACGCCAGTACCACGGAGATGCTCAAGCCTTGCGCTACTACAGCCCACCCCCTACCAATGACCAAGGCCCCAACTTTGACCTCAGAGACGGATACCCTGATCGATACCAGCCCAGGGATGAGGAGGTCCAAGAGCGGCTGGACCACCTGCTGCGCTGGCTCCTGGACCACCGAGGCAAGCTGGAGGG GGGTCCAGGCTGGCTGGCAGGGGCCATAGTGACGTGGCGGGGGCACCTGACAAAATTGCTGACGACACCGTATGAGCAGCAGGagggctggcagctggcagcctCCCGCTTCCAGGGGACACTGTACCTGAGTGAGGTAGAGACACCAGCAGCTCGGGCCCAGAGGCTTGCCCGGCCACCCCTCCTCCGGGAGCTTATGTACATGGGGTACAAGTTTGAGCAGTACATGTGTGCAG ACAAACCTGGAAGCTCCCCGGACCCCTCTGGGGAGGTTAACACCAATGTGGCCTTCTGCTCTGTGCTACGCAGCCGCCTGGGAAGCCACCGTCTGCTCTTCTCAGGGGAGGTAGACTGCACAGACCCCCGGGCCGCATCCACACAGCCCCCCGCCTGCTATGTGGAGCTCAAGACCTCCAAGGAGATGCATAGGCCTGGCCACTGGAGGAGCTTCTACAG ACATAAGCTCCTCAAATGGTGGGCTCAGTCATTCCTTTTGGGGGTCCCAAACGTCGTTGCTGGCTTCCGTAACCCAGAGGGTTTCGTCTGTTCCCTCAAGACCTTTCCTACCATGGAGATGTTCGAGTATGTCAGG AATGACCGCGATGGCTGGAACCCCTCCGTGTGCATGAACTTCTGTGCCGCCTTTCTTAGCTTTGCCCAGAACACAGTTGTCCAGGATGACCCCAG GCTTGTCCATCTCTTCTCCTGGGAGCCTGGCAGCCCAGTCACAGTGTCTAAACATCGAGACGCACCCTATGCTTTCCTGCCCATGTGGTACGTGGAAGCCGTGACCCGGGACCTCCCATCAGCCCCCAAGACGCCTTCCCCCAAAGACTGA